From Denitrovibrio acetiphilus DSM 12809, the proteins below share one genomic window:
- a CDS encoding CerR family C-terminal domain-containing protein, translating into MQEQDPKERIYLAALNLFGQNGFKGTTIRDICKEADVSLALVNYHFRNKKNLYKEIIQKTIGEAFNQNPVTMYVNEDMEPEDKLRNMIRLLSHRLLGEKGVGKNPSAVTLLAKELIDPSEAMEDIYNEHLAAIIELFISTLKDIMGDIPQKELVRFASSIVGQITHPLIAKNFLKRSGFEIKHENSEIEQHAKHIFIFSMNGIKGYKRGTK; encoded by the coding sequence GTGCAGGAACAAGATCCAAAAGAAAGGATATATTTAGCAGCTCTGAATCTTTTCGGTCAGAACGGCTTCAAAGGAACAACTATCAGAGACATCTGCAAAGAGGCAGACGTAAGCCTTGCTCTAGTAAATTATCACTTCAGAAACAAGAAGAATCTTTATAAAGAAATAATACAGAAAACAATAGGAGAAGCTTTTAACCAGAACCCTGTAACAATGTATGTTAATGAAGATATGGAACCGGAAGATAAACTCAGAAATATGATAAGACTCCTTTCACACAGACTTCTCGGAGAAAAAGGAGTTGGGAAAAACCCTTCTGCGGTTACACTTCTGGCTAAAGAGCTGATTGACCCTTCTGAAGCAATGGAAGACATTTACAACGAACACCTTGCAGCCATTATTGAGTTATTCATCAGTACATTAAAAGATATAATGGGGGACATCCCTCAAAAAGAGCTGGTGAGGTTTGCATCCAGCATAGTCGGTCAGATAACTCACCCTCTTATTGCAAAAAACTTCCTTAAGAGAAGCGGATTTGAAATTAAACATGAAAACAGTGAAATAGAACAGCATGCAAAACATATTTTCATATTTAGCATGAACGGCATAAAAGGATACAAAAGGGGAACAAAATGA
- a CDS encoding diguanylate cyclase, protein MIVSENVYQNILEHLSEGIYYVDKDRNITYWNKAAENITGYTKKEVMGKSCATNLLRHIDEEGNELCTGNCPLQDAVDKAETKEKTIYLHHKNGHRVHVYTRVAPIVNDEGEIIGAVEMFSDLSKNTHGELICELEKLKEEVYTDTLTSIGNRKYAEITLTRRINEWLDVGIPFSVFFLDIDDFKTVNDTYGHDTGDKVLKMVGKSLTGTLRSMDVACRWGGEEFVIIAPNLTPASTRAVAERLRIFIEKSWIHAGDNKEISITVSVGCTVCKGNDTPESVIKRADSAMYKSKQSGKNRVSFA, encoded by the coding sequence ATGATAGTATCCGAAAACGTCTATCAAAATATTCTGGAACATCTGTCCGAAGGGATCTACTACGTTGACAAGGACAGGAACATAACTTACTGGAACAAAGCCGCAGAAAATATCACCGGCTACACTAAAAAAGAAGTTATGGGAAAGAGCTGTGCAACCAACCTCCTTCGACACATAGACGAAGAAGGGAATGAACTATGCACAGGAAACTGCCCCCTTCAGGATGCCGTTGATAAGGCAGAGACAAAAGAGAAAACTATCTACCTCCACCACAAGAACGGACATAGAGTCCATGTATATACGCGTGTTGCACCTATAGTCAACGATGAAGGAGAAATAATAGGCGCTGTTGAAATGTTCAGCGACTTGTCCAAAAATACTCATGGCGAACTTATCTGTGAACTGGAAAAGCTTAAAGAAGAAGTCTATACAGACACCCTCACATCTATCGGAAACAGAAAATATGCAGAGATAACCCTCACCCGCCGGATAAATGAATGGCTTGATGTCGGAATTCCGTTCAGCGTGTTTTTCTTAGACATTGACGATTTCAAAACAGTCAATGACACATACGGGCACGACACAGGCGATAAAGTATTGAAAATGGTAGGGAAATCACTAACAGGCACACTGCGCTCCATGGACGTCGCGTGCCGATGGGGGGGCGAAGAATTCGTCATTATAGCCCCTAACCTTACACCAGCCTCAACAAGAGCAGTTGCTGAAAGGCTAAGGATTTTCATAGAAAAAAGCTGGATACATGCCGGGGATAACAAAGAAATTTCCATAACAGTCTCCGTAGGGTGCACAGTATGTAAAGGAAATGACACCCCTGAGTCTGTCATCAAACGTGCAGACAGCGCAATGTATAAATCTAAGCAGAGCGGTAAGAACAGAGTATCTTTCGCCTGA
- a CDS encoding IS4 family transposase, with amino-acid sequence MLENKSWQSEIQAALWKEFEIFRVMKALQLRTIAYRCGISKNQGVEPFSILVALVFLTFLGKSVHHFVSHCRNSLFDLGGKDVFYRLSTRTSINWRRFMMDISLNVIRYFKSFSSWQQRVLVIDDTVIQKAGKKIEEVSWVFDHSKGKSVKGFSAVVLGWSDRASFVPVDFALQRSSRKVFKQSTEIEMDKRMLAWHRRQEAVKDKPTLVKEMLKRAKQKGLDAGAVLFDSWYCMPRLVSSIYNEIGYDVIAMLKTTPTLTVAVNGKVYSTKRLWECVVPDLIKATVTIGKDRVSVSSINAFFGSTLVKLVFCQPSEKSKSKKPIILLSTDTSLTSAKIIETYGQRWAVEVLFKDAKSKLFFGKNQSRTFEATICFLTLSLVRFIILSYMERINGDFRHKGSLYEGLRYEVEELNILAFMEKFINRLLSIIDGAKETFTVFMNKLAGIQEMVRLSIQNLMFQRCET; translated from the coding sequence ATGCTTGAGAATAAATCATGGCAGTCTGAAATACAAGCGGCATTGTGGAAAGAATTTGAGATATTCCGAGTAATGAAGGCTTTGCAACTGCGTACAATTGCCTATAGGTGCGGTATTTCAAAGAATCAGGGCGTCGAGCCGTTTTCGATTCTTGTGGCTTTAGTTTTTCTGACTTTTCTCGGTAAGAGCGTTCACCATTTTGTTTCCCATTGCCGGAACAGTCTATTTGATTTAGGCGGTAAAGATGTTTTTTATCGTTTAAGTACACGTACAAGTATCAATTGGCGGCGTTTTATGATGGATATATCGCTTAATGTGATCAGATATTTCAAATCATTCAGCAGCTGGCAGCAGCGTGTTCTTGTAATTGATGACACAGTAATTCAGAAAGCCGGCAAAAAGATAGAAGAAGTATCATGGGTGTTTGACCATAGCAAAGGTAAAAGCGTGAAAGGCTTCAGTGCTGTTGTGCTTGGCTGGAGTGATCGTGCGTCATTTGTCCCTGTAGATTTTGCTTTGCAGCGAAGCAGCAGAAAAGTATTCAAACAATCGACAGAAATTGAAATGGATAAGCGGATGCTGGCGTGGCATCGTCGACAGGAAGCAGTAAAAGACAAACCAACACTGGTAAAGGAAATGCTTAAACGGGCGAAACAGAAGGGTCTGGATGCTGGGGCTGTTCTGTTTGACAGCTGGTACTGTATGCCGAGGCTGGTGTCGTCAATTTATAATGAGATAGGCTATGACGTGATTGCCATGCTTAAAACTACACCGACATTGACTGTTGCTGTAAATGGCAAGGTATACTCAACCAAACGCTTATGGGAATGTGTTGTTCCAGATTTGATTAAGGCAACAGTAACAATTGGCAAAGATCGGGTGTCTGTATCTTCCATCAATGCTTTTTTCGGTTCAACTCTGGTTAAGCTGGTCTTCTGTCAGCCATCTGAGAAAAGTAAATCAAAGAAGCCTATTATTCTACTGTCTACGGATACATCTTTGACATCGGCAAAAATAATTGAAACCTATGGTCAGCGTTGGGCAGTAGAAGTGTTGTTTAAAGATGCCAAGAGCAAGCTTTTCTTTGGGAAAAATCAATCCAGAACCTTTGAGGCTACTATTTGCTTCCTAACACTATCGCTCGTTAGGTTTATCATCCTGAGCTATATGGAACGGATAAATGGTGATTTCCGTCACAAAGGCAGTCTGTATGAGGGTCTGCGTTATGAGGTCGAAGAACTGAATATTCTGGCGTTTATGGAAAAATTCATAAACCGATTATTATCAATAATTGATGGAGCAAAGGAAACATTTACAGTTTTTATGAATAAATTGGCTGGAATACAGGAAATGGTAAGGCTTTCAATACAGAATCTGATGTTTCAAAGGTGCGAAACTTGA